The Prevotella melaninogenica region TGTTGGTATCTTTGATGCTGTCGACCGTGATCCACGCGAGCGTATCATCACTGTGGCTTATTACACGATTCTTGACAAACCTGCAGAAGTCAGCGGTTTGGACGATGCAGCGCAAGCAAAGTGGTTCCTCTTGACCGAACTTCCCGACTTAGCGTTTGACCATAAGGAAATCCTCCAAGAGGCAGAAAGGGTGTTAGGTGATGGCTGATGGGTGTTGGATGGTCAATGAGAACAATAAGTTTAATTAGCCTAATTAGTCCAATTAGTCTAATTAAGCTGATTTCTCCTCCTTCTTCTTGGAAAGATTAGAATCTTTTATCAGTTTGTAAGTTCCCCAGAGGCTCATAATTTGCACTATAATAATAGGTATTGTGGGCTTAAAATCTATTCCCAATAACAATAAGCCATTGCCAATAATAAAGAGCAATAATATTAGAATAGTTCTTCTCATACCTTTAATTGCTTTTTAATTGTTAGTAGATTCTGTTTGCAAATATAATTTATTTGGATGAAAGTTCCAAATTAATTCTGTGATTTTATATATCAAATGCTTTCCTTGTAATATCTTTGTCTTTTGTTTTTTCCAATAAATGGTCGTGTTATACTCCTTTGCTCCCCGCACCATTGGTGCCTCTGTGGGCAACTTATCCTTAAATAAAACCTCCATAACCTCCGTTCCCCTGAATGAATTTTAGCGTAGTAAGGCGAAGAAATATATTGACAAAATATTCGAAGAAAAGGTAGGAAAATAGCTTAAAAGTGAACTGTTTTAGTACCACTGTAAATTGTTTGTTATCAAGTAGTTGCAAAATAGGCTTTCAAAAGGTGCTTAATTCGACTTCAAAAGGGCGTTAGTAAGGCTCTTAAAGGGCATCTTTTGCAAGCCAATTAGGCGTCTTTAAGAAGCCAAAAGAGCATGTGTCGGTTTTGAACTGCATGAAAATAGCTTACATTTCTCTACTAATAAGGGATTAAATATTGCTGTTATACTCCTTTGCTCCCTGCACCATCGGTGCCTCTGTGGGTTGTGTATGTTTAAATAAAACCTCCATACACTCCGTTTCTCTGTGTGACATTTCGTCAAATGTCCTCAATTTAGGTAGTAGCCTTATCGTTCTAAATGACTGAAGCAAACAGACTTTATCACTCCTCCTTCCGCATAAACCGCTTTTTAGTGTGGATTTAACGTGTATTTCGTCACAATATATTAAAAAACGAATAGAAGTCATCTGCCATACGAAATAATTTAGTAATTTTGCCCTCAGTGGCTATTGTGGTTTCTGTTTGTAGTTCTTTAGAGCGCACAGGATAAGGGGGTGGAATTTCATTAATCACTGAATTTACAGATACTTATACCCCATTGAACTCAGGTTAATTAGTCGCTCAGAATCACGTATATTATCATTTCATATATGAAGAAGCTTTTTTTATTTACGCTCCTTTGCGTAATAACGATGACAACACAAGCACAGACGAATCTCTCCGACTATCTTACGAAGCGCATGCCGAAGCGAGAGACGCGTGCCGTATGGCTTACGACACTTGCTAACCTTGATTGGCCGAAGAACTACGCACGGTCGGAAGAAAGCATCAAACTGCAAAAGCAGGAACTCATTGACATTCTCGATAAATATCAGAAGGCAAATATCAACACCGTACTCTTGCAGGCACGTGTGCGTGCAGCTACGATTTATCCGTCGGATATTGAGCCTTGGGACCAGTGTATCACTGGCGTTGAGGGTAGGGCACCGGGTTATGGCTACGACCCACTCGGCTTTGCCGTAGAGGAATGTCACAAACGTGGCATGGAAATTCACGCATGGATAGCGACGATTCCGGTGGGTGCAAAGAACTCATTGGGCTGTAGAACGCTGATGAAGAAGGGCTTTCGAATTAGAAACTTCTCAACGGGTTCTTATCTCGACCCTGCCGATCCCGGTGTTGCACCTTACCTTGCCTCTATCTGTGGAGAGATTGTAAGAAAGTATGATGTGGACGGTATCAACCTCGACTATATCCGTTACCCTGATGGATGGCCACGTCCTTCTTACCGTGATGGCGATACGCCCGACCAGCGTCGCAGCAATATCACAGCCATTGTGCGTGCTATTCATGACGAGGTGAAAGCTATCAAACCATGGGTGAAGATGTCGTGCTCGCCAATCGGTAAGCATGCCGACCTCAGTCGTTATAGTTCAAAGAATTTCAATGCCCACGACCGTGTTTCACAAGAGGCGCAGGAGTGGATGAGATTAGGACTGATGGACCAGCTCTATCCGATGCAATACTTCCGTGGCGACAACTATTACCCTTTTGTTGCAGACTGGGTTGAGAATGCTTATAAGCGTGAGATAGTGACAGGTTTGGGTACTTACTTCCTCGATCCACGTGAGGGTAATTGGACGTTGGGCGACCTCACCCGCCAGATGTATGTCAGTCGTGACCTCGGAGTGGGACATGCTCACTTCCGTTCTTACTTCCTCACGGCTAATAAGCAGGGTGTCTACGACTTTGAGAAGCAGTTTAATGCTACGCTTTCTCTCCCTCATAAGATGCAGGGTGTTGCATCAACGGCTGCCATGCCATATGCTGTCAACTCCTCATTGGTAGAACGTCGAGAGGATAAGTCGGTGATTCTGAGGTGGAAGGCGGTCACTCCTTATTATAATATATACGCCAGCTACACCTATCCTGTTGATACTGAGGATGCGCGAAACTTGCTCTTTGTACGTTATACTGGTCAGACGCTGCAGTTGAAGAACGTGAATCCTAACCTCTATTTTGCGGTTAGAGGTATGGATCGTTACGGATTAGAAACACCTGCTTTACAGGAGAATATGAAGTCTACAATGCTTTCGAAGTCTCCTGTTTCACTGCTCGCTAATGATGGTAACACCCTCACCCTCCCTGCTGCAGCAAAGCTAACGGATGCCGATCGTTATGTAATCCTCTCTTTGCAGGGTGTCATCCTCCGCATTATCAACGCTAAATCGGTAAGAAACAACCAGTTATATATCGGCTCCCTGTCCGATGGAATGTATTCCCTCAAGGTCTATAACCACAAGAAGAAGTCCTTCATGTTAGGTTCGTTCATGGTCAAGAGGGCTTCGAAGTTGATGAGTTAACGAGTAGACAGGTTAACAAGTTGCTTGTAGACAGGGTATGTAAAGACAGAGTAACATAAGAACAAGTTTTTTAGTTAACAAGTTTTTAGTCAACGAATAAACCAGTTGATAAGTAAACAAGTTATATGCTTTGTTTGCTATCAACTGGT contains the following coding sequences:
- a CDS encoding glycoside hydrolase family 10 protein, with protein sequence MKKLFLFTLLCVITMTTQAQTNLSDYLTKRMPKRETRAVWLTTLANLDWPKNYARSEESIKLQKQELIDILDKYQKANINTVLLQARVRAATIYPSDIEPWDQCITGVEGRAPGYGYDPLGFAVEECHKRGMEIHAWIATIPVGAKNSLGCRTLMKKGFRIRNFSTGSYLDPADPGVAPYLASICGEIVRKYDVDGINLDYIRYPDGWPRPSYRDGDTPDQRRSNITAIVRAIHDEVKAIKPWVKMSCSPIGKHADLSRYSSKNFNAHDRVSQEAQEWMRLGLMDQLYPMQYFRGDNYYPFVADWVENAYKREIVTGLGTYFLDPREGNWTLGDLTRQMYVSRDLGVGHAHFRSYFLTANKQGVYDFEKQFNATLSLPHKMQGVASTAAMPYAVNSSLVERREDKSVILRWKAVTPYYNIYASYTYPVDTEDARNLLFVRYTGQTLQLKNVNPNLYFAVRGMDRYGLETPALQENMKSTMLSKSPVSLLANDGNTLTLPAAAKLTDADRYVILSLQGVILRIINAKSVRNNQLYIGSLSDGMYSLKVYNHKKKSFMLGSFMVKRASKLMS